From Lysinibacillus sp. SGAir0095, the proteins below share one genomic window:
- a CDS encoding MBL fold metallo-hydrolase: MSEQMNYGEDYKYIPMSSVSSGKGQEIMPDIYSFTVQVVNLCMIGEPNNPTGWTLVDAGMPKSVNTIIKEAEKRFGSNARPNGIVLTHGHFDHVGAIIELVEHWNVPVYAHELEIPYLTGQKSYPEADSSVEGGLIARISPYFPNEPINLGHHVKPLPSDGSIPVLKDWKWVHTPGHSPGHVSFFRETDSALIAGDAFVTVKQESLFKVLVQEKEISGPPRYFTSDWKLSWHSVKILKDLKPTVAITGHGLPMKGSELTDNLTKLVNDFDQIAIPKYGRYVDGLEN, encoded by the coding sequence TTGTCTGAACAAATGAATTATGGTGAGGATTATAAATATATTCCTATGTCATCAGTTTCTAGTGGAAAAGGTCAAGAGATTATGCCTGATATTTATTCATTTACTGTTCAGGTTGTCAATTTGTGTATGATTGGCGAACCGAACAATCCGACAGGGTGGACTTTAGTTGATGCAGGGATGCCCAAATCCGTTAATACGATTATTAAAGAAGCTGAAAAGCGCTTCGGATCAAATGCACGTCCAAACGGCATTGTGTTAACCCATGGGCATTTTGATCATGTAGGGGCAATAATCGAGTTAGTCGAGCATTGGAATGTCCCCGTTTATGCCCATGAATTAGAAATTCCATATTTAACAGGGCAAAAGAGCTATCCTGAAGCTGACTCAAGCGTGGAAGGTGGACTTATTGCAAGGATTTCTCCTTATTTTCCGAACGAGCCAATCAATTTAGGACACCATGTAAAACCTTTGCCTAGTGATGGTTCAATCCCGGTGCTAAAGGATTGGAAATGGGTGCATACACCTGGGCATTCTCCTGGACATGTTTCCTTCTTTAGGGAAACAGATAGTGCATTGATTGCTGGTGATGCTTTTGTAACGGTTAAACAGGAATCCCTCTTTAAAGTTCTGGTACAGGAAAAGGAAATTAGTGGTCCGCCGCGTTATTTTACATCTGATTGGAAGCTATCCTGGCACTCCGTAAAGATACTGAAAGATTTAAAACCGACTGTCGCCATCACAGGCCATGGTTTACCGATGAAAGGTAGTGAGTTGACTGACAACTTAACTAAATTAGTAAATGATTTTGACCAAATTGCAATACCAAAATACGGCCGTTATGTCGATGGTTTAGAAAACTAA
- the metA gene encoding homoserine O-succinyltransferase, with protein sequence MPINIPKNLPAGEILRKEKIFVMEEDRASTQQIRPLNILVCNLMPEKEKTELQLLRLLGNTPLQTNVTFLNTATYASRNVSRSHLDTFYKTFHEIKHRRFDGMIITGAPVERMEFEEVSYWEEISQIMDWAQLNVTSCMYICWGAQAALYKHFNIGKFELPKKCSGVYSHVITDLTVDLVRGFSDEYVAPHSRHTSVSLEEVQNHPDLLLLSYSEEAGPFIVQSKDTKHIMITGHLEYDATTLADEYARDVEKGDTVDIPVNYFPNNDPKNTPKNSWRAHSYLLFYNWLNYYVYQETPFDWHYVEDTIEFHI encoded by the coding sequence ATGCCTATCAATATACCAAAGAATTTGCCTGCAGGAGAAATATTGCGTAAAGAGAAAATTTTCGTCATGGAAGAAGACCGTGCAAGTACACAACAAATCCGACCATTAAACATCTTAGTGTGTAACTTGATGCCTGAAAAAGAAAAAACGGAGCTACAGTTATTACGCCTTTTAGGGAACACACCATTACAAACAAACGTGACATTTCTAAACACAGCTACGTATGCTTCAAGAAATGTATCAAGATCACATCTAGATACTTTTTACAAAACTTTTCATGAAATAAAGCACCGGCGTTTTGATGGGATGATAATTACAGGAGCACCAGTGGAACGAATGGAATTTGAAGAGGTTAGTTATTGGGAAGAAATATCCCAAATCATGGACTGGGCTCAACTTAATGTTACTTCCTGTATGTATATTTGTTGGGGAGCGCAGGCTGCCCTATATAAACATTTCAATATCGGGAAGTTCGAGCTTCCTAAAAAATGCTCGGGTGTTTATTCCCATGTCATTACTGACCTAACAGTTGACTTAGTGCGTGGATTTAGCGATGAATATGTTGCACCGCATTCTCGTCATACTTCTGTTTCGCTAGAGGAAGTACAAAATCATCCAGATTTACTGTTACTTAGCTATTCAGAAGAAGCGGGTCCCTTCATCGTACAATCAAAAGACACAAAGCATATTATGATTACTGGCCATTTAGAATACGATGCGACAACATTGGCGGATGAATATGCACGTGATGTAGAAAAAGGGGACACGGTAGACATTCCTGTGAATTACTTCCCGAATAATGATCCAAAGAATACGCCTAAAAATAGTTGGCGTGCCCATTCATATCTTCTTTTCTACAATTGGTTAAACTATTATGTATACCAAGAAACTCCATTTGATTGGCACTATGTAGAAGATACAATTGAGTTCCATATTTAA